In Streptomyces dangxiongensis, one DNA window encodes the following:
- a CDS encoding small basic family protein, producing the protein MIAVLGLVVGVVAGLLVRPEVPAVVEPYLPIAVVAALDAVFGGLRAMLDGIFDDKVFVVSFLSNVVVAALIVFLGDKLGVGAQLSTGVVVVLGIRIFSNAAAIRRHVFRA; encoded by the coding sequence GTGATCGCCGTACTGGGTCTCGTCGTGGGAGTCGTGGCCGGCCTGCTGGTCCGGCCCGAGGTTCCGGCGGTCGTCGAGCCTTACCTGCCGATCGCCGTCGTCGCGGCGCTGGACGCCGTCTTCGGCGGACTGCGGGCCATGCTCGACGGCATCTTCGACGACAAGGTCTTCGTGGTGTCGTTCCTGTCGAACGTGGTCGTCGCCGCCCTCATCGTCTTCCTCGGTGACAAGCTGGGCGTCGGCGCGCAGCTGTCCACGGGCGTCGTCGTGGTCCTGGGCATCCGGATCTTCTCCAACGCCGCGGCGATCCGGCGACACGTCTTCCGGGCGT